The following DNA comes from Candidatus Peregrinibacteria bacterium.
TTCCCAAAAAGCAGAAGAAGGTGTGCTATAAACTGCTTTCGCCGCCGTTTCAATATTTCCCGAAAAAAGTGCGAGATGGTTATCTTTCACCATGACCGCGTCAAAAAGCCCGAGTCGATGCGTTCCACCGCCACCAACAAAAACAGCACGCTTATCGAGCGGTCCCCAAAGGGTTTTTCGAGTTGCACAGAGAAGTATGTCTTTTGGAATTTTATCTACCAACTTTTTCGTATTCGTAGCAACGCCCGAAAGGCGAGAGAGAAAGTTGAGAAGAATGCGCTCAACGCGGAGTATTACTTCGGCACTTCCCGAAAAACGGACAATTTCGTCTTCTAGCGAAACAGAATCGCCGTCTTTCTTCTTCCACTGAGATGAAAGCGATTCATGTTCGAGAAAAAATGTCGCTTCCGAAATGCCAGCAAGTGTTCCGCAAGATTTTGCGACAATCACTGCTTCGACATTTTGCTGACTCATGTTCGACAATACCTGCATTGTTATGTCGTTTCCATCCCACAAGAGTTGTTGTTGCCAAAATGATTGGCAAGCATGGCGATACCAAGGATTTTCAAGGGTGAGGAGGTATCCTCGCTGAAGCGGATGCAAAAACGACATTGGCGAAGAAAAGGGAAATGCGCCACAATACTACCGGTTTTTCCAAAAAATTTCGTGTCTTTTCGCTTTCATCTTCAATCAAAAACTCTCGTTCTCATCGATTGGGCAAATGTCTATAACTGGACAAAAAGACGACGGCGAGTGGTGGACCCCGAACGACTCTATCAATTTTTAAGAAGTCATAAAAATGTTGATCGAATTTGCCTTTTTGCTGGAGAAGATGATCATCCAAAATCCCGTGAATTTCTGGAACAGTGTCGAGAAATTGGTTTTGAAGTTTTTTTCAAGCCCGTCAAATACGTGCCACTGCGTGTTGAACAATCTCCACTTTGGGAAGAACTTCGGGAATTTATTCCAGAAAAAAAACTGAAAGAACTACAGTCAGAACCCATTCTCTATCGCAAATGCGATTTTGACGTGGAAATTTCAAAAGAAATTCTCCTCAACATTGATTCGTATCACGCCTTTATTCTTTTTTCTGGAGATGGTGATTATGCGCCAGTTATTGAAGAACTTTTAAAACGTGAACGACGAGTTTTTGTGGTGTCTAAAGCTGG
Coding sequences within:
- a CDS encoding NYN domain-containing protein; the encoded protein is MSFRFHLQSKTLVLIDWANVYNWTKRRRRVVDPERLYQFLRSHKNVDRICLFAGEDDHPKSREFLEQCREIGFEVFFKPVKYVPLRVEQSPLWEELREFIPEKKLKELQSEPILYRKCDFDVEISKEILLNIDSYHAFILFSGDGDYAPVIEELLKRERRVFVVSKAGALGRELREMLDKKVHPLLVDVESLPQIFNVPQRKYPPKKSGFFAKLQELLWRVFQKK
- the nadC gene encoding carboxylating nicotinate-nucleotide diphosphorylase; the encoded protein is MSFLHPLQRGYLLTLENPWYRHACQSFWQQQLLWDGNDITMQVLSNMSQQNVEAVIVAKSCGTLAGISEATFFLEHESLSSQWKKKDGDSVSLEDEIVRFSGSAEVILRVERILLNFLSRLSGVATNTKKLVDKIPKDILLCATRKTLWGPLDKRAVFVGGGGTHRLGLFDAVMVKDNHLALFSGNIETAAKAVYSTPSSAFWEIEVDTEEQFHQLFRVLPEGRPGGILFDNFSPIPLQNLLKNIKKPEGIFFEASGGITPDNIQEFAKCGIDAISSGMLTNSAHALDFSLSVLS